The window CCTCCGGCGGACAAGGGAAAGAGTGGGTTAATGGCTTTCCGGTGTCAACCTCCTAAGGTAGGTGTCCACAATGGACAGCCAGGGACTTGACAGGTCGCTCCCAGGTCGCTCAAAGGAACGGCGCCGAGACTCGGTCGCATGGAACCCACCACGAACGGCGGCGCGGCCCGCCGCGAGCGCGGCAGGCGCAAGGCCGCACTGGTCACGGCGACCGTGGCGGTGCTGGGCGCCGCCACGGCCGGCGCGATCGGCTTCGGCCTTTCGACGGCGTCCGCGTCCAACGGCACGACCACCTCCACCTCCACGTCCACCGGTTCGGCCAGCTCCCAGGACCAGCTCCAGTCCTCGGACGGCAGCGTGAGCTCCGGTTCGGGCAGCGCGCACACGGGCTCGGGTGCGTCGTGACCACGGCGTCGACGTCGTTCCGCGCCCTGGGCACGACGGCGGAGGTGCTGGTCACCGACCCGTCGCGGCTCTCGACCGCGGCGTCGCTCCTGCGGGAGGAACTCGACGCGATCGACCTCGCGTGCAGCCGGTTCCGGGCGGATTCGGAGATCTCGCGGCTGCACGAGCAGGCCGGGCGCCAGGTCCGGGTCAGCGGGTTGCTGGCAGAGGCGTTGGGGGCGGCCTTGCGCGCGGCCCGGCTGACGGGCGGCCTGGTGGACCCGACGGTCGGGGCGGCGGTGCGGGCGCTTGGGTACGACCGCGACTTCGCGCTGGTCGAGGCTGGCGCGGACTTGGGGGTCGTGAGTGAGAAACAGCGTTCTAACGCTGTGCGCTGTCTCAGGACATATCGGACAGATATGTCTCAGGACTTTCCGGACAGTTTCTGGTTGGTGAGGCGTTGGTAGCGTACCGAGCGGTCTAGCGTGAGTTGGCGGGCGACCGTGTCGTCGACCATGACGGTGACGCGGTCGCCTTGCCAGTAGACGGTGGCGGCGTGCCCGGCCCAGGTGCGTCCCAGGACGATGGAGCAGCCGGAGAAGGCGATCACGCCGGTGGCGGAGACGGGGCGGGTGGTGACGCCGCTGGGCCGGCGGGGCCCGGTGGCGGGGGTGGCTTTGGGGCGGGCGTCGTAGCGTTGCTGGGGTGTCTGACCGTCGAGGCTTTGGTGGCGGCGGTTGTTGTACTCCTGTCGGTATTCGTCGAGAAGCTGTTGCAGGGCAGCAAGGTTCTTGGCGGGTGGTCGGGCGGCGAGCCATTTCTGCAAGGTCTGGTGGAGGCGTTCGTTTTTGCCGCAGGTCTGCGGGTGGTGCGGGGTGGAGGCGATGCTGGTGACCCCGAGTTCGGCGAGGTGGCGTTCCAGTTCGACCATCCAGCCGCGGTGGCGGCCGGTGAAGGCGAGCCCGTTGTCGGACAGGAGTTTTACAGGTACGCCGTAGCCGGCGAAGGCGTGTTGTAGCGCGGTCCAGGTGTCGGCGGTGGTTTCGCCGGGGGCGGCGTAGGAGCCGACGTCGAGGCGGGAGTGGTCGTCGAGGATCTGGAGGATGCAGACCTTGGTGCCGTCGGCGAGGTGGTGCTCCATGCCGTCGATCTGCCAGCAGCCGTTGGGGTCGGCGTAGGTGAACCGGCGCCGGGTCCGGGGTTTCTTGCGCGGCTGCGGGACGATCTGGCCGTGGGCGCACAGGATCCGGTGGATCGAGGCCCGCGACGGGACCGGGGTGACCCCGGCGTCCTTCAGCCGCCAGCGGATGGAGATCGGGCCGTTGTCGAGGCCTGCCTCGGCCAGTTCCTTGCGGGCCCGCAGCACCGCCTCGGCCACCGCCGCGCTGAGGGTGCTGGGGCGGTGGTGCGGGGCAGTG of the Amycolatopsis sp. NBC_01488 genome contains:
- a CDS encoding FAD:protein FMN transferase, giving the protein MTTASTSFRALGTTAEVLVTDPSRLSTAASLLREELDAIDLACSRFRADSEISRLHEQAGRQVRVSGLLAEALGAALRAARLTGGLVDPTVGAAVRALGYDRDFALVEAGADLGVVSEKQRSNAVRCLRTYRTDMSQDFPDSFWLVRRW
- a CDS encoding IS481 family transposase, with protein sequence MDPEFVAAVAQAAHGEKINVARFCHEHGVSRDTFYKYVTRFRTEGASGFTRRSTAPHHRPSTLSAAVAEAVLRARKELAEAGLDNGPISIRWRLKDAGVTPVPSRASIHRILCAHGQIVPQPRKKPRTRRRFTYADPNGCWQIDGMEHHLADGTKVCILQILDDHSRLDVGSYAAPGETTADTWTALQHAFAGYGVPVKLLSDNGLAFTGRHRGWMVELERHLAELGVTSIASTPHHPQTCGKNERLHQTLQKWLAARPPAKNLAALQQLLDEYRQEYNNRRHQSLDGQTPQQRYDARPKATPATGPRRPSGVTTRPVSATGVIAFSGCSIVLGRTWAGHAATVYWQGDRVTVMVDDTVARQLTLDRSVRYQRLTNQKLSGKS